Proteins encoded together in one Impatiens glandulifera chromosome 1, dImpGla2.1, whole genome shotgun sequence window:
- the LOC124929077 gene encoding secreted RxLR effector protein 161-like, producing the protein MSDAKSMNVSLASHFVLSKDHTPKTETEITEMKNVPYSNAIGYVMYLMISNRPDIAYTVSCLNRFMSNPDMPHWNALKWLLRYLKTTIDVGLTFSKCSVGTKLVGYVDSNYANDKDNRKSTTSYVFTLYGSCISWKSQLQPIVALSTTESEYVAATKAFKEAIWLRAVLSEIGFLDKNMVMFSDSQYAIQLCKNPVFHDRTKHIDVRSL; encoded by the exons atGTCTGATGCTAAATCTATGAATGTGTCTCTTGCTTCCCACTTTGTGTTAAGTAAGGATCATACTCCTAAGactgaaactgaaataactgaaatgaagaatgtgcctTATTCCAATGCAATAGGGTATGTTATGTATCTTATGATTAGTAATAGGCCTGATATTGCATATACAGTTAGTTGCTTGAATAGATTTATGTCTAACCCTGATATGCCTCATTGGAATGCTTTAAAATGGcttttgagatatctaaaaACCACTATTGATGTTGGCTTGACTTTCTCTAAGTGTTCTGTAGGTACAAAGTTGGTTGGTTATGTAGATTCTAATTATGCTAATGATAAGGATAATAGAAAGTCTACTACTtcctatgtgtttactttgtATGGCTCTTGCATAAGTTGGAAGTCTCAACTTCAACCCATTGTTGCTTTATCTACTACAGAATCTGAGTATGTTGCTGCCACTAAAGCTTTTAAGGAAGCAATTTGGCTTAGGGCtgttttgtctgaaattggttttcttgacaaaaataTGGTCATGTTTTCTGATAGTCAATATGCTATTCAACTGTGTAAAAATCCTGTTTTTCATGATAGAACTAAACACattgatgttag atctttgtga